DNA sequence from the Polyodon spathula isolate WHYD16114869_AA chromosome 19, ASM1765450v1, whole genome shotgun sequence genome:
TGTTACAAAGCCATGACTGCTGGTAAATGTGGCTGTGCAGTTTAGTTTCTCTCTCTGTATAAACTCATTGCTGCTAACAAGTTCAATGGTGTTCTAAACTCATTTCATACTTGGTGCTGGTCTGATAACTGTTGCATACTGAAATATTAaccaaaaataattgtttattttttgtgtgtgtgtgtttggtcttTCTCAGGTAGTGGATGCGCGAGCGGGACCAGGCTTCAAACTCACAAAGCCCAAAAAGATGAAAAGTTGCGACAGCAAAAAGATGAAAAGCAAACTCAAGAAACTCCACAAGTTGAAAAGGCAAAGTAAGTAACTGGCAGCATGGTCATACGCGTGGACAAGCCTTCTCACACAGGACTGTGTATGGAGTCCTGTGGCTCTTTAGGGAAACGTGTTGAAGTATCTCTCTTCTTAATGTTCTCAGAACCAAAAAGTTTGAACGAGTTTCTTAACAATATGTACTTTATTACTGCTTTCCTTTCCAGACTCTGATGCTAACAGCACAGCATCCAGCGCCTCTCCCTCACAGTCTCCCAGCTACAGCAACCACTCCGATGAGGGTTCAGATATCGAAGCCAAGCGCAGGCATTCCTCCTCAGCTGCAGGCTTTTCTTTCATAGACCTCACATACTGGAAAAGGTAAAAAGAAGAGCAAATAAACCTaggcttttaaaaagcaatggcTCATTTGTATTTTGAACATATTTTAGCAAACCTACATTCTAGAAAGAAATACATTCtagaaagaaatacatgtaaCTTTGTGGACCAACTTATTTGCCCTGAATTTTACCATTTAAAAGTAATCTTTATACAACGGAGAGCTAAACAAAGTAAATCAATGTAACTAAGGAGAGCATAAGagatttttcacattttaagCTCTACAATTACTTGGTGGTGTTCTTCATTAGCCTGCACTTTGAATATTTAGCGATATTAAAAaggcagtaaaatacattttaaaatatatattttttaaatcccttttaaCACATAGTGTATCAGTTTCTGTTGTATTGAAACATTTCCCGAAGCTGAACACAACTGGTTTATTCTTCTGCAGACAAAAGGTGTGCTGTGGCATTATTTATAAAGGTCGTTTTGGGGAAGTCATGATCGACCCTCGGCTTTTCAAGCCATGCTGCAGTACGAAGAAGTCGGAGTCCCTCTCGCAGCCAGACGCATCTCCACAGGA
Encoded proteins:
- the LOC121294304 gene encoding SIN3-HDAC complex-associated factor-like, producing MFGFHKSKIYRSHEGCCICKTKSSSSRFTDSGRYEETFRLCFGLLEDRIGDICNACVLLVKRWKKLPLGSKKNWNHVVDARAGPGFKLTKPKKMKSCDSKKMKSKLKKLHKLKRQNSDANSTASSASPSQSPSYSNHSDEGSDIEAKRRHSSSAAGFSFIDLTYWKRQKVCCGIIYKGRFGEVMIDPRLFKPCCSTKKSESLSQPDASPQDVKEDW